The region CATGAAGCTTTGAAAATAATGTGCATGTTTTGTCGATTACGTGcttattttttcattagtaCACAGTTGAAAAGGTCCTTGATTAATTATTAACTATCTTTAACTGTGCTCACATTTTTCAGACCCCTTTGCTGATGCAAGTAAGGGTGCAGACGATGATGTTCAAGACGGACTCGTTCATATAAGAATCCAACAACGGAATGGTCGTAAGACTCTAACTACCGTACAGGGACTATCATCGGAGTATGACCTAAAGAAAATCGTACGAGCATGTAAAAAGGTTCGTAAATTTTCAAATAGCTTTATGGTCAAAGAATATCATTTTGCTTCTGTTATAATGTATTGTAAAACGTGATGTGCAGTAGTAAGAAGTTTCATCAATGTTTATACCCAATttttagtcctcatagtttaaACCTCGAAATGTATGAATTGTTTGCTTCTAAGTATTCTCTTGTAGATTAGCTCTTCGATATGTTCATTATTAATTTTGGTGCTGCTGTTTAATGCACATCGTTGAAAAGTGTCATATTTTGTTATGAGATGTTTCAGAAATTATgttgaaagtttcattttgaagtgattaaattgaatttccttgaaGGATGTTTCATAATGATTGTGTTACAGGAGTTTGCCTGCAACGGAACTGTAATAGAGCACCCAGA is a window of Harmonia axyridis chromosome 2, icHarAxyr1.1, whole genome shotgun sequence DNA encoding:
- the LOC123672857 gene encoding eukaryotic translation initiation factor eIF1, with amino-acid sequence MSIQNLNTFDPFADASKGADDDVQDGLVHIRIQQRNGRKTLTTVQGLSSEYDLKKIVRACKKEFACNGTVIEHPEYGEVLQLQGDQRENICQWLTKAGLAKPDQLKVHGF